In one window of Bizionia sp. M204 DNA:
- a CDS encoding proprotein convertase P-domain-containing protein: MKRIKNLTTLIFGLFILSTSCSKSDDDSPQFTPEANRIEILSGANQTGIIETELASPIVVLIKDQNGNSFAGATVNFSATQGTISTVSATSDGNGLASTNWTLGAMSGAHDLTATAFKGDGVTPLNGSPLVITAMATEIPCQPLINPTVLPVGPDAAAITTSVINVAESFTVTDINVTLNINHTWVDDLDIFLIAPDGTTMVELTTDNGGSGDNFVNTVFDDDATLLIVNTTFANAPFTNVYQPEGSLADFNGLQSNGNWTLSITDDAGGDGGELINWSLEICGN; the protein is encoded by the coding sequence ATGAAACGTATTAAAAATTTAACTACCCTAATATTTGGTCTCTTCATTCTGTCAACCTCTTGTAGTAAAAGTGATGACGATTCACCACAATTTACCCCAGAAGCCAACCGAATTGAAATACTTTCAGGAGCTAATCAAACGGGTATAATAGAAACTGAACTAGCAAGTCCAATTGTCGTGTTAATTAAAGATCAAAACGGTAATTCATTTGCTGGAGCAACTGTTAATTTTTCGGCAACCCAAGGAACTATTTCAACAGTAAGCGCTACCAGTGACGGAAATGGTTTGGCATCAACAAACTGGACTCTTGGAGCCATGAGTGGAGCGCATGACTTAACCGCAACCGCTTTTAAAGGAGACGGTGTAACGCCTTTAAATGGTTCGCCTTTAGTTATTACTGCCATGGCTACAGAAATTCCTTGTCAACCATTAATAAATCCTACAGTACTTCCAGTTGGGCCAGATGCTGCAGCCATAACCACATCTGTAATTAATGTTGCAGAGTCTTTTACTGTAACTGATATAAATGTAACATTAAACATTAATCATACTTGGGTAGATGATTTAGACATATTTCTAATAGCTCCAGATGGCACAACTATGGTTGAATTAACAACTGACAATGGCGGAAGTGGTGACAATTTCGTAAATACTGTTTTTGATGATGATGCTACACTTTTAATTGTGAATACAACATTTGCCAATGCGCCTTTTACAAATGTGTATCAACCAGAAGGTAGTCTTGCAGATTTTAATGGTTTACAGTCCAATGGAAACTGGACTTTAAGTATTACGGATGATGCCGGTGGAGATGGAGGTGAACTTATCAATTGGTCTCTAGAGATTTGTGGTAACTAA
- a CDS encoding hemagglutinin protein — MKTKITLLLSLILAFICQGQTIEKFSIDSGGANATAGGIEILYTIGEVNVQELSAGNIQVSEGFINGTMKIKMDPKLFLQGPLLNPVSAGLMNDNLRQNAIIPTTSPYADLATCNASVFSVTGANAIVDWVWVELRAANDNTKRITGKSALLQRDGDVVGLDGVTSLIMNAAPSNYYVVVNHRNHLGAMSAGTIGLNANTASIVDFTNSGFATYGTMAQAILTSGNTALWAGDVNGNNQVRYLGPSNDSATLKTIVLNVPGNASGSNYFPYATYNLGDINLNGVVRYLGPGNDKGILKNIILNHPANPSSNYFPISQQIPN; from the coding sequence ATGAAAACAAAAATCACATTACTGTTAAGTCTAATTTTGGCTTTTATATGTCAAGGACAAACTATTGAGAAATTTAGTATCGATAGTGGAGGCGCAAATGCTACCGCTGGAGGAATAGAAATTCTCTATACCATTGGCGAAGTAAATGTACAAGAATTAAGTGCCGGAAATATTCAGGTTTCTGAAGGTTTTATTAATGGCACTATGAAAATAAAAATGGACCCAAAGCTTTTCTTGCAAGGACCACTATTAAATCCAGTTTCAGCTGGGTTAATGAATGATAATTTAAGACAAAATGCCATAATTCCAACAACCAGTCCGTATGCAGATTTAGCAACATGTAATGCATCGGTATTCTCTGTTACTGGAGCAAATGCTATTGTAGATTGGGTTTGGGTGGAACTCCGCGCGGCTAATGATAATACCAAGCGTATTACTGGAAAATCAGCCCTATTACAACGTGACGGTGATGTAGTTGGATTAGACGGTGTAACAAGTCTCATTATGAATGCTGCACCTTCTAATTATTATGTGGTGGTTAATCACAGAAATCATTTAGGTGCTATGAGCGCTGGAACCATTGGACTTAATGCAAATACAGCAAGCATCGTAGATTTCACTAATAGTGGATTTGCCACTTATGGAACCATGGCGCAAGCTATTTTAACTTCTGGCAATACGGCACTTTGGGCTGGTGATGTGAATGGAAATAATCAAGTGCGTTATTTAGGGCCAAGTAACGACTCGGCTACCTTAAAAACTATTGTGCTCAATGTGCCTGGTAATGCTTCTGGAAGTAATTATTTTCCATATGCAACTTACAATTTAGGCGATATTAACTTAAACGGTGTCGTCCGATATTTAGGGCCAGGTAATGATAAAGGTATTTTGAAAAATATCATACTAAATCATCCTGCTAATCCTTCGTCCAATTATTTTCCTATTTCACAACAAATACCAAATTAA